The Mus musculus strain C57BL/6J chromosome 2, GRCm38.p6 C57BL/6J genome has a window encoding:
- the Olfr366 gene encoding olfactory receptor 366 — MLRENQSHMTEFLLLGLTSNPKQQVWLFASFLAMYLVNVIGNSVIIASIQRDARLHTPMYFFLSNLSLVDICFTTVIVPQMLVNLLTQRKTILFAQCLTQMYFFVAFGITDSFLLAAMAIDRYVAICNPLHYNTVMSPRRCRLLVVASWAVSHLHSLTHTILMGRLSFCGPNVIHHFFCDVQPLLTLSCSDTSINELLAFTEGSVVIMSPFIFIVVSYIYITRTVLRVPSGEGRYKVFSTCGSHLTVVALFYGTIISVYIRPSSTYSVTKDRVVTVIYTVVTPMLNPFIYSLRNKDMKQALRKLAKRTE, encoded by the coding sequence ATGCTCCGGGAAAACCAGAGCCACATGACAGAATTCCTCCTTTTAGGACTGACCAGCAACCCCAAACAACAGGTATGGCTTTTTGCCAGCTTCCTTGCCATGTACCTGGTCAATGTGATTGGCAACTCAGTCATCATTGCATCCATCCAGAGAGATGCCCGACTACACACTCCTATGTACTTCTTTCTCTCCAACCTGTCCCTGGTGGACATCTGCTTTACCACTGTCATCGTGCCACAGATGTTAGTGAACTTgctgacacagagaaagacaatcctctttgcccAGTGCCTCACTCAAATGTATTTCTTTGTGGCTTTTGGTATTACAGACAGTTTCCTTTTGGCTGCGATGGCCATTGACCGCTATGTTGCTATTTGCAATCCACTTCATTACAACACAGTCATGAGTCCCAGGCGCTGTCGCTTGCTGGTGGTGGCATCCTGGGCAGTGTCCCATCTTCACTCCCTCACCCACACAATTCTCATGGGTCGCCTCTCTTTCTGTGGACCCAATGTCATTCATCACTTCTTTTGTGATGTCCAGCCACTGCTGACACTCTCCTGCTCTGACACCTCTATCAATGAGCTCTTGGCCTTCACAGAGGGCTCTGTTGTAATCATGAGCCCTTTTATCTTTATTGTTGTCTCTTATATCTATATCACTCGGACTGTTCTGAGGGTCCCCTCAGGGGAAGGAAGGTACAAAGTTTTCTCTACCTGTGGGTCTCACCTCACAGTTGTAGCACTGTTCTATGGAACCATAATATCAGTGTACATTCGCCCCTCATCCACCTACTCAGTGACAAAGGACCGAGTTGTCACTGTCATCTATACAGTAGTTACCCCAATGCTGAATCCTTTCATCTACAGCCTTAGGAACAAAGACATGAAACAGGCCTTGAGAAAACTGGCTAAAAGAACAGAGTAG